In Cyclopterus lumpus isolate fCycLum1 chromosome 2, fCycLum1.pri, whole genome shotgun sequence, the genomic stretch CACATCACCAGCTGGACATCAGACGAGGCTCCAGGAATCCAGAGCTGCCTGCAGGTGTCGTTCTGCGCTTCTGTATTACAACAAAACTTTTAATCTGGTTAAAAATAGACCAACACTCACGAGTGCTGAGACGCTGCAAAAAGACGGGTCACCTTGATCTCAAGGGAGGCCACACATCAGACGTGTTTTCTGCTTTTATTCATAACTGAAGTAACTTTAAGGTCCGGTTAGAAACACCCAGACTTCGTGGCATGACCAGGATGGTGGAATATTTTTGGCCGAACAACTTAGTCAGCAAATAACTGTTTAATACTTGTGTTTGGGTTTTTAAAACCACGATTTTAAAGAGGGCTTTAAAGTGAATGAACTCCTTTGAGTCTGACTCAACACCTCTGAGCTGCTCTCTCATCGTCACGCCGTGTGCTGCGATACAGAAGAGCTCAACCACCCAGTCGGGggttttatatgttttattttttaaagcacgAAGGCAAACAGGGATCTATGTATTTAACCTTTTCTTTCTCAGCAGCAGGGAGAAGACCAGAGAAGAAGacctctgtgtttgttgtgtttgaacCGCTTCAGGCCTGGACACCGGACCTGAGCCCGTCTCCTGGAAACCGGCACCCTGACCTCACCCCCTCGAACCAGCGCTGACCGGCTCAGCCCAGCTCCACCCGGCCCCAAAACAGGCCCAGCAGCCCTCCTCTCGCCACCCAGCCCGTCAAAGCCCAACCGGTCCGGTGTCTCCATGGAGCGCGTCCAGCACATGACCAAGTCGGCCATCCGCCGGGCGTCCATGATCGAGGTGAACCCGCAGGCCAAGAAGAACCTGCAGGAGCTGTTCGTCAACTTCACCCTCATCCTCATCTGCCTGCTGCTCATCTACATCATCGTCCTGCTGAGCAGCTGAGAGTCCGGCTCTGCGGGTTCGGCTGAGATATGGGGCTTTGTTCTTTTCTTGATACAGGTCGTATTTCTAATTATAATAACATCCCCATATGTCAGCCGAACCCCGTCTGACACCGGCTGAacacaataattaataataataatgtctccCTGCTTAACTAATAATAAGGTGCAATGTGCAAAATATCAATGCATCGCTGATGTTTCATTTCCCATGAGCACGGTCACTTCCtgcatcaccaccaccagcagcaagGTAGACATGCTggaaatgatttattttcattagtATTTCTTTGTCGTTGCCtgacatacataaataaaacgCTTGATATAGTATTTAGAGATGGTTCTAAGCACTGTAAGTCTGTAAAGTGTGTGAAGTATCTTTAGGTAGCTTACCTGCAGGCGCCTCCGATGGGCTAAATTAACACAGAAgtcacaatatacatatatcagTAGTGAGGAAGACTTCCCTTTGCACGCTGTGATTGAACTTTATGATGTTTTCTGTGTCCGTTTAGTTATTGAAGCTATTGTTGACACGATTTGGTTCATTATAACACGAGCCCACAGTTGTACCGGCCATATTTACAACGTCACCGTATTAGTCATGGCTGGAAATGTAGATAATAAAACCGATAAATTGGAATTCAGACATTATCGAGATAAAAGTGTGGTTTTGTTTTAAACTACGGAACAGAGAAATTGCAtgtcaattaaattaaagtggTTCTTCTGCTGCAAGTGTGGAAACGTGTTTTATTCATTGCACATCGTAAAATTGATAACATTTGGGAAAATACGAGTAATATAATAATTGACCAGTTTATGGGTGAAAATGCTGTAGATCGTGCATATAATCCTAAAAACATGAGGTGAATTGCCTTGATGGGAGAGGAGAAGATAACTCTACAAAAGGCTCTCCAAAACCTCTTCAGAAATAtcttataattattattacaatgaGAGTTCATTCATAAAAACCTACGTGTTCCGATAGCAGCCGTTAGCGTTAGCTGCGTCACTATTGTGATTGGTTAATTTAATGTCATTAAGGAGAACACCAATCACAGACCTAGAAACTAGTCTTATGCTGGATTCTGATTGGTTATTTCCTTTATTGCCTGTGCTCATTTattaattacatatttaaagttattagggggacatttatttcacttttataaaaTGACATGTGGCATTATGAAGTAATTAAATGTCtattcatgtttacatttatttattaatgtccTTATTTAATTATCATATTCACACGatgtatgcatttgtatgtAAACatccatgtatttatttaatatgcatattcatttagtttaaaggtgtgtttaattgtttatttattagtgGCCATATGGAATGCCAAATATGGACattatacatccatccatccatccattttcaataccgcttatcctcattagggtcgcgggggcgctggagcctatcccagctgacatagggcgaaggcaggggacaccctggacaggccgccagtccatcgagggcacatgtagggacatacaaccagtcactctcacattcacacctatgggacatttagagatcaattaacctgcagcatgtctttggactgtgggaggaagccggagagcccggagagaacccacgctgccacggggagaacatgcaaactccacacagaaggaccgctccgactgggaatcgaacccgcggccctcttgctgtgaggcgacagtgctagccactacaccaccgtgcagcccggacattatacattttgtggtaaacataaaatatcaGGTTTACTCTTTGCAATTAGatttcctctctcacacacacacacacacaaacactaaaatGAGCACAAGAGGAGGCTTTATCTCACAATCATAATTTTACTGTTCCATAACATACAACagaaagtatataaatataaataaatattgctgTTGCTataattgttatatatatttcactttaaaaatGGCAAGACAGACATCATAAGTCACAAGAGTGACGTCAAATCACtttcacataaaaaataaaataaaactttttaaaaacgaCAATTTATGCGTTTTAATAAGCTGCAGTTTCAATGGTCAgctgatgttaaaaaaaaactactaatTACACAAGTTTCTTCTGACAGTTCATcttgcaacatttaaaaaaaacttaaaaagacTTTTGTGAACTCTGGACGAAGGTCATGTGATCGCAATGCCTGCAATAAAtgactttaactttaaaacaacaGCCCAGATGCATAAAAATCAACCAATGGGCTGTgagaaaatacataaattacaAACCAAACAGTACAGACATGAATGGGTACAGttttgttaaaagaaaacaggatATTTTCAGCGTTTATTCGTTCATAATACACCACGTGGTCTCTTTAGGAGCTGTTCCCGAGCTCTTATCAACACATCAGATGTAGGTCACGTGATCAGAACAGCTGCTAAATGGACCGCGTGGTCCCAACAATCAAAGAATGAAACCAACACGGACGAGAAGTCCTTAAAGTGctgagaagaggaaggaggagtggACCTGCGTCGAGGAAGACCGTGTGATGGAATCgaaagctccagaaaaaaagcacaaaaaaaagcccCTAAACGGAACCTGGTGGCGACATTGTTTTCCTCAAGGACGATCATTCATTATTGCAGGATGATTGACAGAGAAAAGTTACTTGAGTTTGTCATTTCGAGGCCGAGGTTACAATCTGTGGCTACGACCGCTTCTCGAGAGCATCGGcgtcgctgtccgtggtgctgaagcaGCAGGTGGATTCGTCGCGGCCCTCCTGTCACGTTTAGATCTATAGCGTTCTCTTAATTACATAACATAAAGCAGGCGAGTTGTTCACGACAGCCGTGTGTAAACAAACCAAATTCATGAGAATAATCACCTATATTcacaataaagaaatgtttttcctAAGCCAACTTTCAAATTTTATTACCACGTTAAATTAGTGGAAAGCTCTTCTACAGACATGTGAATGTGCTTCTTGGTTTAGTTGTGAAATCATAAACGATTGGAAGTTAAAAAATGATGTGATTGTGAGAAAATGCATCGATAAGAAATAActgagaagaaaataaagactTCTGAATCGTCTGATGCAGATGTCGAAGCGTAAATGTCCATATATTCACATCgctatttgaataatataaTCTTCACAGTGTGCATGGAGGAATGAACCGCGGCTCAGCGCCGTCTGTATGTATCCCACGTCGATATTTACATGTCTAACATTATATACGCTGCATCGGCTACGATGACATTCAGCTTTAATGTCACCGTGCTGCGTTCGTGGCGTAAGCAGAGCGTTGGATATTAGGACACTTTCACAATGTGACCCAAATACAGACGTGTCTGCTTGAGTTAATGTCTCAAACTGGTTCCAGGAAGTGTTGCAATGTTGGGagaaatatgacaaaatattatcttagatgagaagattgatatatAAACTGGTACTTCTAACGGGGCTCTgggtaaatatatacatatatatatatatatatatatatatatatatatatatatttatttatattaaaatagtaagtataaataaataaatatatttatttatttatttttaaatagtaagtaaaaataaatatatatatatatatatatatatttatttatattaaaatagtaagtataaataaataaatatatttatttatttattttaaaatagtaagtaaaaataaatatatatatatatatatatatttatttatattaaaatagtaagtataaataaataaatatatttatttatttattttaaaatagtaagtaaaaataaatatatatatatatatatatatatatatatatatatatacttttttagTATTTGTTGagaatttattaaattatttgtggttggattgtttttattaaggagCATCTGATATTCTGCGTGATCCATGAACTCAAACAATGAAAGGACAAACACTTCCTGAACCAGTTGACTGATATGGAAGACGATCATCAATGTGATGCTGTAATGCAACttgatttgtgttgttgttgttgttgttgttgttgttgttgttgaacgccccccccccccctccccggtgGCGTCCGTGTGAGAGGAAGCCAATtctccgctctctctccctccgtcatCTCTTCGTTGCCCATGACGACCGCGCAGTTTGGAGACTGTACATTACGCGGCGCAACAACCATGTAAACGTTCAAGTCAAGTAAAAAAACAGGCGcacacccccccaaaaaaataaaaaaaactggagATGTGAGGATTTCAAGTGAGTGACAGCAGCATTATGACGGCGTTTCTGTTTTCACATGCTCTATGGCCCGCCCCACAGGCCGAGGCCCACGGCGAGGGCACCCTGTCGGCGAGGGCACCCTGTCGGCGAGGGCGCCCTGTCGGCGAGGGCCTCGTGTCCAGCGGCATCACAAACAGACCGTAGAAAAACAGTAGCTCGTTACATTAGAAATACTGTAATAGTAATAATTTTAAAAGTTCAGAGGTTTCCAGATGACTCTAAAACGTGAACCGTATGTACACGATCAACGCACCGGGGGGGACAGCAAGctaaagtctttttttgtgtgttttttgtgtgtgatcgTACGGTGGAGGCCAAAGAAAAACCACCAGAACCAACAGCTatgtctgtcctctttcctcaaagACGCGTGTATTTACACACGGAGACACGCGGCGAAGGCAGGAAATCAACTCAACTTTTCAAAGCACTTTCCAGTCAGATTACAGCTTGTAAGACACATGTTgatgtattaaaataaatttaaaaaagaaggaaactcATCGTATATGGAGCTGAAAACATTTTCCTCCTAATATACAGCTGCAGACACTTTATAGTCTCTGCAATGTGGGGTGGTGACATCTTTGTATGAGCTTAAGAAGCCTAGAGAGGAGAAAGGGCAGTTCTCACACAAATATTAATGGTAATTTATGTACTTTTATTGAACTATTAGTTGATTATTCTGCTCGTGTTTTCTTTCCAGGTCAAACTTCTTTTGAGAAACGTTCCCATATTTCAAAAATTACCACTGTTATTCATACTgataacaaagaaaaatacGGTCACGCCCCAGTTGTAACTCGTAATTATCCTTTAATACTGACTCTTGTTAAGACTAATAACAACAGCCGTAATCTTGATTTTGTGTCTTAAAAGGTTACGTAATTAAGTTTTTATCAGTGAACAACAATATAATCAGTCCTGACAATTAGAAAAGCTCATATTATCTCCTAAGTTTGgggggaaaataataataaattgaatCAATTACATAGATTTTTCTTCCACTTCCTTAATATGCGATCTAATCCCTGTGTGGAGTGAAATGCAAACGtgtctctatatatatatacctccaCACTTTTGGGTCCGAGGTCATCAAAACGACAAATTCATGGGTGAAGAAGACCTCTAAATGTTCACAGCTCATACAAatgtcacgtttttttttttgcacaaaagcATGTGGTATAAAAAgcgtttttatatatatatatatatatatatatatatgtatcccGCTACCATGCACACTTAGGTGATGACGCAGCGCCGTGCTCGCCCGCGTATGGAAGCCCCGTGGTTGCAAATCACACTGGAATCTCAGGGCTGCACATGATTGATGGGAGCGCGCTGTGATATCAATGTCGCCCCGAAATTACTTTCAAAACCGACAGTGTGATTTCTGTCCAGCTTTAGCTATCTGTCCCATTacctcattcattttttttttggacagattgttgttgttgttgttagaaaGTGAAGTACTGGGCGTACAGCTCTTCTTCTTTCACGACGTGCTCTTTGCTTTTTCCGGCCTCCACGACTCTCGGGTGTGACGGCGTCGTGGCGTCGGCCTCAGGAAGgctgagggaggggaggagaaacgGGGCGTGTTGACACGAGGTACACaaacgttttgttttgttggtgtTCAGAGTGAGAACAACCTGTGTGGAGGATCGTGGGCAGAACCAGCGCATAACAGATCCTGTGAGTGCTTGTAATAAATAAGACCACAAAACAAGGGGAGGCTGGTGTGATGTCCACAACACGTCGATGGGTCTTCCTCCACATGCGAGGACACTTTGACGCTTTCATCCATCCGGtttctaaacctctaaacctcctccTCTCAATTAAAAATAACACTATTGCTGCATTGTTGTATTTCgcccattttttttaatgctttataTTCAGTGCTTGCAGCAAACAagcctccttcatctcctctcataCCGTGTGTCCTCTGCCTTTCTGTTGGGCCAACCGAAGCGTTATCTTAAATGGGTTTCACATTTGCAGCCGCAGTGCTTTAAAATCCCTTTTAAAATGATGGAAGTCCCATTGAGACTGATTTGTATGTACAAAGCTTCAGAGTTGGCTCCTTTTTGCATGCGAGTATATATTTCAAAGAAGATACAAAAGGGGGATAATGTGATGATACGGCATAATGGATCAAAAAGAGATTATATCTTTATTATATGCCTCTGTTGACCCTGAGCTGATGGAAGACTGCAGCGTTCTGTGAAATAATGAGATTCCCATGAAACCCGTTGCACATGTTGGTAACATACAGTATGCACGTGAAGAAGGTCTCTTCTTCACGTGGTAGCATGATGTGTCGAACTTAAACCGTTAAAGCTATGCATCTTCTAACGTCTGCAGCTAGTTTCAATGCAggtttgtatatattttctttattaaagaGCAGAAAAATAgcaaaatatatcaaattatAGTAATAAACATCTGTTTTTGGCCCTCCTTCAGGTTTGGGTTAAAGGGGTGAGGATATAAGGGAGGGTAACTAAGGAGTGAGGGGAGATATACAGACAGTGGGGGCAGCAAACAGCTGGTACCCTCACTCCGGGTGAACGGAGGGCAGCAGTGGCAGCAAGACAGATCAGTTCTCACCTCCTAAAGCTTTGTAGGCCCTGATGCTGCACCAGGGCTTCCTGAggatgaggagcatgaggaagaGCAAGGCTTGGCATGGGATGatgtggaggatgaggagaagaaggaggaggaggatgctgaggagaaagaggaagagggctGAACAGCTGAAGGGCTTTCCCGAGCCTGGGGAGGGACCTttggaggcggggggggggggggggggagtccttCATGACTCATGGTGGGGGGCGGTGACCAATCAGACAGCTGACTGGCTAGTTAGCTGTGATCTGATTGGCTCAACTTGCTTTCAAACCACAGAGAGGCGGGGTTTGGGGTAGGTGATGCAAATGTGATCCAAtgaagagcaggagaggagtCGCTGACCAGCATCCAGGGGCGGCTTCCACAccttgacctttaaccccacATAGTTAGCTAACGACATGTTCCTTGGCCTTGAAGTGAGCTTGTTAGCTGGACATGCTAACGACTGTAGCTTAGATGCAGATTCATCcgtttttttacacttttggaaaggcaaaaaaagaagagaaaaaccaCCATCCAAAGCATCGCGGTCCCGACAGCCGCGTGCACACAAAGCTGGACACTCCTGACCTCTAACCTACTTATAGTAACAATCGCTGCAGTGGAGTTGCACAGCGCGATGAAACACACAATTTTTTAAAGTCAGGACATTTTCTAATCCCGCACGTGGGAGGTGCGCGTTACCTAATAGGAACAAACCCGCAGAGAGCGCCAacagcatgaggaggaggaaaaggaaagaaggagaggactGATGTTGTTATGAGGCTGAAGTCAAGCATCCTTGTTTC encodes the following:
- the pln gene encoding cardiac phospholamban, whose translation is MERVQHMTKSAIRRASMIEVNPQAKKNLQELFVNFTLILICLLLIYIIVLLSS